ATTGATCGCTGGCATCAGAACTAAGTATTGCATCTAGAATCATCTGCAAAATAAACTCAATAAAAGGTGCAGAATCTGAGCGATCTGTGCTCGCTTGCAATGCATCGTAATAAGCTTTTTGGTTTTGATAAATCAAGCTTTCTACAGGGATATTGAGAAAAATTGGATTCCACTGGCTTAAGATTAAAGTTTGCCATAAACGCCCCATCCGCCCATTGCCATCAGCAAATGGGTGTATAAACTCAAATTCATAATGAAATACTGAACTCTGAATTAATGGATGCTCATTACCCTCAGCCAACCAATGCAATAATTCTCCCATTAAACGGTGAACTTGATTCGCAGGCGGAGCCATATGCACGACCCGATCCCCTGACATCACACCCACACCACTATGGCGATACTGTCCAACCTCATCAATCAGTCCTGTCATCAATATTTGATGTGCTTTAAGCAAATGCGATTCTTGATCAGGATTCCAATCTTGAATTTCTTCATATGCCTTTAGGGCATTACGTACCTCTTGCACTTCTTTAGGTGGAGCGATAACGGTCTTGCCATTCAGGATTGCGGTGATTTGCTCTGTACTCAAGGTATTCCCTTCAATTGCTAAAGACCCTTGAATCGTTCGAATACGATTGGCTTTTCGCAATTTAAGGCTATCTTGGATTTGGGTTAATGCAGTCAAACGCCCTATTGATTCACTAATTTGTGCAATCAAGTGAATAATTTTAGAGGTGATCGTATAAGGCGGTTGATATTTCATGCCATTCCTCATTGATGTAAAAACAAAGCACAGTTGATTAAACTCTAAAATATTAATATTTCATAGCTTAGTGAGTAATATCTGCTATTAACATGCTTATCTTTTCTGAAACAGTGAGCTAACTAATCGCTATTTCTTTTAAAATAAACCTATGCATTCTCGTTAAAATACTTAGGTTTCTTCATTACAGGACAGCATTATGTTTATTCATGCCGACTTCTCACAACCCGTCATCATCAAACCAGAAGATTACCATTGGGTGAAATCTCCAGGAGGTGAAGTCGATAGAATGATGCTTGATCGTATTGGCGATGAGAAAGCACGTGCAACTAGCCTTGTGAAATACGCACCAGAATCTGCCTTTCCTGAACATCAACATCCTTTGGGTGAAGAAGTCCTCATATTGTCAGGCATTTTTACCGAGAATGCTGAAGATGATTATCCGGTAGGCTGGTATTTACGTAACCTCCATCATTCAACTCATCGGGTTTCCAGTAAAGCAGGTTGTTTAATCTTTGTGAAACTGATGCAAATGACTGAACATGAGAGAGAACCAACCCGGATTAACACCAATGACTTAGCGAATTAGAAGCTTACCCAACGTCGGATGATATGCCCGCTATTTCAATCTGAACATGAGCAGACCTATTTAGAAAAGCTAGAACCTGATCAAATTTTCGTAGAGAAATCAGAACAAGGGATTGAATTGTTCATTATTAAAGGTCAATTATTTTGCGGCACTGAAATATATCCAGCAGGTTCGTGGGTCCGTCTTCCCCTCAATAGTGCTGCTAAATTTCAGGCAGGTCCATCAGGCGCAACGCTTTATGTCAAAACTGGTCATCTACAACATGCCATAGATGCGTGGGTGAAATGAACAATAATGTGTTTCCGAAATGAAGCTGTCTCGTGTCTAGAATACTTGGAGCAGTCCACTTACCACTTTTAAAACTCATACAAAATGTAATGATATATCACTACATTTCTGATCTTTATTTTTTCATGTATGATCAACTAAGACAAATTCAGGGATAAGGTAATGTTTGAAACTATCGATGATTTAAAGAAAAAATTAGATCAACATCGCCCCCTCTCTCATTCAATTGTAAAAAATTTACAAGAAGACCTTATTCTTCGCTGGACTTATCATTCAAATGCAATTGAAGGTAATACACTTACTCTACTAGAAACAAAAGTAGTACTGGAGGGTATTACTGTTGGTGGAAAGGCATTAAGAGAACACTTCGAAGCGATCAACCATAGAAATGCAATTTACTATGTTGAAGATATTATTCGAAAAGAAGAACCTTTTTCTGAATGGCAAATTCGTAATATCCATCAACTCATTTTAAAGAATATTGATGATGATAATGCTGGACGTTATCGTCAACAAAACGTCCTGATATCAGGTGCTACCACTACCCCACCTGACTATACTTTGTTAAATGATAAGATGGCTCAATTGGTAGATTGGTATAATAGTGAAGCACATAAGCTTCATCCTATTGAACGTGCTGCTAAAGTACATGCGGATTTTGTAGGTATCCATCCCTTCATTGATGGTAATGGGCGTACATCACGCCTATTGATGAATCTAGAATTACTTAAAGCTGGTTATCCACCTTGTGTTATTACAGTAGAAAATCGTTTGGCTTACTATGAGGCTCTTGATCAGTGGATGGCTTACGGAAAAACCGAAGCCTTTATCAAGTTAGTCTCCGATGCAGTGCTAGAAGGATTTAAACCATATCAGGTGGTATTAGGTATTTAGCAAAGCTTGTACGGTAGCTCGGACAAAAATGAGACTGTAAATTAAATTGTGTAATTGCCTGAATTTGCTATGTTCATATTCACAACGGAGTCAGGCAACATGATGAACGAACAAAAACTAAAAGACCTTGCTGCAGAATTTGCTAAAGGAATCAAAACAGAAGAAGATCTCAATCAATTCACCCAATTGTTGACTAAACTCACTCAACATCATCCGACGGTTCCATCGAGTTCAACCACTGCCAAGGCCATCAATTACAGTCTGAAGCGTTGGCCAGCCTTAAGCCGCTATCTGGATGATGGCAATCTACCCATTGACAATAACTGGGCAGAGAACTCAATGCGCCCCTGGGCATTGGGCCGTAAGAACTGGTTGTTTGCAGGTTCGCTGCGCAGTGGACAGCGAGCGGCAAATATCATGACTTTAATCCAGTCAGCAAAGCTGAATGGGTTGGATCCGTATGCCTATCTCAGTGATGTGCTGAAAAGGCTGCCGACGCATAAAGCGACCCAAATAGAAGAATTACTACCACATCGCTGGAAATCCAACTCAAATTAAAAAATAGGCATGGGGTTCAGCGGACGCTTACGTTTAATCTTAGGTTTTTTCTTAGGAAGCGCGTGGCAAAAATTTAGTTACACCGATACGTGTTTGGATTTAGGTGGTGGGCAAAATCCAGGGAATTATCCAATTTGTGTGATTGATGCAAAGTAGGGGAAAATAGTATTAAACTCTTCATACAGCTCAAAAAACATGCTTAATTCGACAGTATTGTATGATAAAGTTAAAAATATTCACGCTCTTTGAAGTTAGAGGTCTGCGCTGTTGAAGGACTTGCTTTTATCTTTAAAATTAAATCTTCGTAAACTCATTTTGATCTCGACAATTTTGAGCGTGTCGGGTTTATTTGTTGTTAGTGTATTTATTTTAAATTATGTCATTAAACAGCAACTTATTCAAAACTCTCTTTCTGTAAATGAAAAATATGCTGAAAAAATTGCTCTTAGTGCAGATCAGCATTTTAGCGATATGCTTAAAGAATTAGAATATAGTGCAGCGCAGTTAGAAAAAGATTTAAATAACCCCGTTTTAAAATATAACGAAGTCTCTCGTTTAAAAAACCAGTCTGATAATTTCAATAGTATTTTATTGGTTAGCGCTAAACAACAAATGTTAGCCTATTCACCAAGTAGTTTGGGGTTAAGTTTTCAACAGACTTATGGTACTGAAGGGATTATTGAATCTTTACAAAAAAAGAAAACTTATATTTCCTCTCCATATTGGTCGGTGAATAACAACCTTGTAATTATGATGTCAAAGCCGATACATGGGAAAAATAATCAATATTTAGGACTGATTAGTGGTATTATTCATTTACATAAAAAAAATGTACTCAATGAAATGCTGTCTAATCAGTATGATTATAAAAATAGCTATATGTATGTTGTTGATCAACACGATCGAATTATTTTCCATCCAGATGAAAAACGTATTGGTGATAAAATTGTCAATAATACTGGTTTGGGCTATATAAGAAAAAATAAAAGTGGTTCTATAAGATTGGTGAATAGTCGAGGTGTTGATAACTTAGCAGGTTTTGCACATATCCCAAGTGTGAACTGGACAGTAATATCTCAACAGCCTACAGATGAATTGTTTGCTAAAGCAAATACTTTAATTTTAAAAGTATCTTTGGGTATTTTTATTTTCTACTTATTTATTTTTATCTTGATTTGGTGGATTTCTAATTTTATTGCTTCACCACTGAATCGTTTGGCTAGAATGGCAAGTATGCTGAATCAGCCAGATATTCAAGATAAAATTAAAGAGGTCGATCCTTGGTATTTTGAGGTTTTAAAGTTTAGAACGTCAATGTTGCTCAGTTCTGAAACGTTTAGTCACCGAATTTCAGAATTAAAGCAACATGTAAATACAGACCCACTGACAGGTTTGTATAATCGTCGTGGTATGCAATTTTTTTAAATGAATTAATTGATACGCGGACTGAATTTGCAGCCTTAGCCATAGATATTGATTTCTTTAAAAGGGTCAATGATCAATATGGGCATGCTAAAGGTGATTTAGTGTTGCAGACACTTGCACGATTTATGCAAGATAATTTCAGAGAGCATGATATTTGTTGCCGCAGTGGTGGTGAAGAGTTTGTTGTATTAATGATCACAGGCGAGCCAAGTGTGGCGTATAAAGCCGCAGAGCGTCTGCGCAAAACCATGCAGGAAAGCACTATTCATGACATGGGGCAAATCACGATCTCTATAGGCATTTCTTTCTGGCCTAAAGACGCACTAGATGTCTCTGAAGTTTTGGAGATAGCTGACAATAAGTTGTATGAAGCAAAACACAGTGGGCGTAACTGCACACGTTCTACGGCTGAGCTGGAATCTTAAGGTTATACCTGCTTAGCCTAACCGAGGAAGAAGATGGATAAAGATCAAGAAGCAACCATTGTGGTAGATGATGGCCCTGAACAAGTAAAATACGAGTTGCTCAAGGAAAAACTCAAATATAAACAAGCGGCCAGAGAAAACTCCAAGAAAATTGATCATAAACAGGTGCGTCTGAATATTCAGGCCGATGCGCTGCCAAGTAAAACCTTTTTTATTATGAATGCTTTGGCTGCTGTTATTGCAGGTTATGGCTTATTGTCAAATTCTGCTGCAGTAGTGATTGGTGCAATGTTAGTAGCAATGATGCTTGGGCCAATATCCGGGATTGCGCTAGCTTTTATTGATAACCGTTGGTTGTTGTTTAAAACAGCATTCAAAACCTTGGTGCTTGGCGTGGTTATGATTGTTGTGATTGGTGTGGTGTTGGGTTTAATCAATATTAATCTTCCTATTACCCATGAAATTTTATCTCGCACTCAACCTACCATTATGGATTTGATGATTGCGCTCGCTGGCGGTGCAGCGGGTGCTTTTGCCGCAGTTTCTCCACGTCTGTCGGTGGCTGTGGTTGGGGTTGCGGTCGCAACAGCTTTGGTTCCACCTTTGGTGGCGAGTGGTATTTTATTGGCCCATTTGGAATGGAAACATGCGGCCAATGCGGCATTATTGGCTATGACCAATATTGTTGCCATACAAATTAGTTCTTCACTTGTATTGTGGATGGCTGGTTTTAGACGTGGTTCAGATGAAGAAGTACAGAGTAATGTATTGGAATTCATAAAAAGAAATGCAATGAGTTTGATTTTTTTATTGGGTTTAGGAGTTTATTTAACATTTAATTTTCTTTTTATGCTCAATAAGCAAATTTATGAAAACCATATAGAAACGACCATTGCTGAACAATTGAATCAGCATAACAATTTAATTGATACGGTACAGTTTGACCGTCGTAGTGACATGACTTTGGTTCGGGTAGTTTTACGTGGTGATCTTGCTCCTCAAACACAGCAAATTTCAGATTTGAATCAGAAATTAAAACAAGACCCAAGAGGCAAACCAAGTATGGTACAGGTGCGTTTTATTCCAGTACAAATTATTCATGCGAAGGAAAGTCCTGAATTTGATATGAAAAAAGTGGAAGCTGAGCAGTTAGTGCAACCGTGAGTTGTTTTGCGGTAGGGTGATCCAAAACTTAAAATATTCTGATATTGAAAAAGGTGAGATTTTTTTCTAAAACAATGATTTTTAGATATTAAAAAGTTATAGATCCTAGTTTTTTTCAATATCCCACGATGGAACAAGAATTATTTTTAATAAATTAACCCCACTGCAATTAAGCCAGTTTTAAGATGAATCTCAACTAATAATCAGTTACATGTATCAGATGTATCAGATGTATCAGATGTATCAGATGTATCAGATGTATCAGATGTATCAGATGTATCAGATGTATCAGATGTATCAGATGTATCAGATGTATCAGATGTATCAGATGTATCAGATGTATCAGATGTATCAGATGGTTCTGCCATACATCAAAATTCAGTACAACACCCTTTATGGGGTATCGGTTTTGTCACTTTTTCAAATGAATCTTTCTTACGGATAAGATTCCCTGAAATTGATGAAACTAAAGAGATTCCCAAAAACTCAAAAGCTATAAAATATATTTAAAATGAAATAAGCCACTCAGATAGAGTGGCTTATTTTTATGAAATTGATATCGCTTTCCAACTGTAGGTATCTTTATCTCTTTGCTTACTGAAGATAGCCTGTACATTGATTAGTGTTTTATAGAGGTGGTCCCACTTGTTTGAACAACTAAAAGCTTATTTATAAGTGATATTCTGCTCTAGTTAAGCTACCTTATTTTGTTGTGGTAGCTGGTCATAGTAAAACTCATCTGGAGTCATTTTGTCCAGACTCGAATGAGGTCGTTTCAAATTATAAAATTCAAAATAGGCATTTAATTGCTTTTTCGCATCAAAAACATTGCTGTAGGCTTTGAGATAAACCTCCTCGTATTTAACGCTCCGCCATAATCGTTCAATCATCACATTATCAACCCAACGACCTTTACCATCCATCAATACAGCGCATCAGCTTCAGATCTGATGCACTCACAGGTTTTGGGCGATAGTAATAACAACCACGGGAGACTTTCAGTAGCTTAGCTTGCTTAGATACTGAAATCTGAAGTGAGTCGTCGATTAACTTTTGTGGTTGAAGCGGCCCAGTTTCTTCAACACACCTTCTAAAAAATCAATTTCTAATGCCTGCTCACCGATTTTTGCATGTAGTTTTTTTAGATCAATGGGCGGTTCGCTGGTCGAGAAAGCCACTTCCCTCTCCCAATAGGAATACCACCTTCGATTCTTAAATCAGTATTTTTATGATTCGACTCAGAAACACCCTTTCCAGCAGTAATACGTAATGCTGAATTAAATGACATTCGTTCTGAACAATACCATCTATGACCTAGCTTTAATGGCTTTTTGAATTCTCTTACGATTTTTTCAGAAGAACTTAAAATAATAGTGCTTTGATTTTTTTGAGGCCTTCTATCATCTTGTGTCCATAAACCTCCATAACTTTCACACAAAATAAGACAGCCTGAATCTAAAAGCTTTTTAATTTGAGGAGGTGTTCCATACTCTTTCAGTAATTGGCTAAAAGTCCCATGCCAAAAAGAGTTTTCTAAATCTGATCGTCTGTTACCTTTTGATATAAATACTTCATCTAGTTCATCACCATCCCACCCGCTAAAACTCACTGAAATAGACCACAACAATGTGAAGTGTCTAGGTGATTCTCTAGAAATTTCAACGAGAATAGTTTCAATTAAGTGCCAAAAATGATGTGTTTCTAAAGATTGATTATTACGATAACATCGTAATAAATCAGCTAAGTCTTCGCTCATGCGCTCAGGAAGACAATAAGACCAACTCTTTAAATAATTCAATAAAATATTTTGATTATCCAATGCCTTATCGGGTAATTCTTTGAGAATTTTTTTTAGATCAGCTCGATCCTTTCTAGAAGGATATGCTAATTTTGCTGCATACCCAATTAAAGTCCAGCTACCTGGTTCAGGAAGAACTATTTCTCGATATAAATCATCTTTTTTATTAATCCAAATAGCTAAAGCTTTCCATAGGTTATTTACACCATCGACTTTTTGCTCTGCTCCTTTACCAT
The nucleotide sequence above comes from Acinetobacter lwoffii. Encoded proteins:
- a CDS encoding Fic family protein, whose protein sequence is MFETIDDLKKKLDQHRPLSHSIVKNLQEDLILRWTYHSNAIEGNTLTLLETKVVLEGITVGGKALREHFEAINHRNAIYYVEDIIRKEEPFSEWQIRNIHQLILKNIDDDNAGRYRQQNVLISGATTTPPDYTLLNDKMAQLVDWYNSEAHKLHPIERAAKVHADFVGIHPFIDGNGRTSRLLMNLELLKAGYPPCVITVENRLAYYEALDQWMAYGKTEAFIKLVSDAVLEGFKPYQVVLGI
- a CDS encoding Fic family protein, yielding MKYQPPYTITSKIIHLIAQISESIGRLTALTQIQDSLKLRKANRIRTIQGSLAIEGNTLSTEQITAILNGKTVIAPPKEVQEVRNALKAYEEIQDWNPDQESHLLKAHQILMTGLIDEVGQYRHSGVGVMSGDRVVHMAPPANQVHRLMGELLHWLAEGNEHPLIQSSVFHYEFEFIHPFADGNGRMGRLWQTLILSQWNPIFLNIPVESLIYQNQKAYYDALQASTDRSDSAPFIEFILQMILDAILSSDASDQYTAQASVQVSDQVKRLIQNMEQKAYSLTELMALLDLSHRATFQKNYLTPALEAGVIERTLPDKPKSPKQKYKLKN
- a CDS encoding DUF389 domain-containing protein — translated: MDKDQEATIVVDDGPEQVKYELLKEKLKYKQAARENSKKIDHKQVRLNIQADALPSKTFFIMNALAAVIAGYGLLSNSAAVVIGAMLVAMMLGPISGIALAFIDNRWLLFKTAFKTLVLGVVMIVVIGVVLGLININLPITHEILSRTQPTIMDLMIALAGGAAGAFAAVSPRLSVAVVGVAVATALVPPLVASGILLAHLEWKHAANAALLAMTNIVAIQISSSLVLWMAGFRRGSDEEVQSNVLEFIKRNAMSLIFLLGLGVYLTFNFLFMLNKQIYENHIETTIAEQLNQHNNLIDTVQFDRRSDMTLVRVVLRGDLAPQTQQISDLNQKLKQDPRGKPSMVQVRFIPVQIIHAKESPEFDMKKVEAEQLVQP